A genome region from Synchiropus splendidus isolate RoL2022-P1 chromosome 5, RoL_Sspl_1.0, whole genome shotgun sequence includes the following:
- the LOC128758576 gene encoding carnitine O-palmitoyltransferase 1, liver isoform-like isoform X2, with the protein MAEAHQAVAFQFTVTPDGIDLRLSHQALTEIYLSGVRSWKKRIVRLKNSVLTGVYPASPSSWLFVVVAILATMYTRSDPSMGLIAKIQENLPVSQAMGNQCQVVVSAVLFSTMLWLLLIFTMRLCLKQLLSYHRWMFEPRGKMSNTTKVWVALVRIFSGKKPLLYSYQGLVPNLPVPAIKDTVKRYLESVRPLINDAEFERVTNLAAEFESSLGNRLQFYLKLKSLWASNYVSDWWEEYVYLRGRGPIMVNSNYYGMDFLYVTPTPIQAARAGNTIHAMFLYRRKLNREEIKPLMLRSAVPCCSYQYERMFDTCRIPGLLTDTVQHLEDSDYVAVYHRGRFFRLKAYHAGRLLTPRELELQIQRILDDTSAPAEGESQLGALTAGDRLPWAKVRTEYFSSGVNKRSLDCIEKAAFFVTLDDEEQGMIGDDPSASLDNYAKSLLHGKCYDRWFDKSISVVYYKNGKSGILAEHSWADAPTVAHVWEFVLAVDCFQLGYNVEGHCKGEVDSSLPKPQKLTWDIPAEAQETIAQSMAVAQTLADDIDFHVFLFRDFGKGRIKKCKVSPDAFIQMALQMAYYRGRGSFCLTYEASMTRLFREGRTETVRSCTSESSAFVRALEAGESADVCRRLFRAASEKHQHLYRMAMTGAGIDRHLFCLYVVSKYLGVESPFLKEVLSEPWRLSTSQTAVQQVELFDLVNHPEYISCGGGFGPVADDGYGVSYYLVGDNVINFHISCKHSCSDTDAHKFGAQIKKALHDLIELLSPNQREPSKTEASRSEVKKDL; encoded by the exons ATGGCAGAAGCCCATCAGGCTGTGGCCTTCCAGTTCACGGTCACTCCAGATGGCATCGACCTCCGACTGTCCCACCAGGCCCTGACAGAGATCTACCTCTCTGGAGTTCGTTCTTGGAAAAAGCGTATTGTACGGCTGAAG AACAGCGTGTTAACAGGCGTGTACCCTGCCAGCCCTTCCTCTTGGCTGTTTGTGGTTGTTGCAATCTTGGCGACAATGTACACCCGCTCTGACCCCTCCATGGGACTCATCGCCAAGATCCAGGAGAACCTGCCTGTTAG TCAGGCGATGGGTAACCAGTGCCAGGTGGTTGTGTCAGCCGTCCTCTTCAGCACAATGCTCTGGTTGTTGCTCATCTTCACCATGCGCCTCTGCCTCAAGCAGCTTCTCTCCTACCACCGCTGGATGTTTGAGCCGCGTGGCAAAATGTCAAACACAACCAAAGTCTGGGTG GCTCTGGTTCGGATCTTTTCAGGCAAGAAGCCACTGCTCTACAGTTACCAGGGTTTGGTGCCTAATCTGCCTGTGCCAGCCATCAAGGACACAGTGAAAAGG TATTTGGAGTCAGTGCGTCCACTGATAAATGATGCTGAGTTCGAGAGGGTTACAAATTTGGCAGCTGAGTTTGAAAGCAGCCTTGGTAACCGGCTGCAGTTCTACCTTAAACTCAAGTCTCTATGGGCTTCCAACTAT GTGAGTGACTGGTGGGAGGAATATGTTTACTTACGAGGACGAGGCCCAATAATGGTCAACAGCAACTACTACGGGATG GACTTCTTGTATGTGACACCAACACCCATTCAGGCGGCCAGAGCAGGCAACACCATTCACGCCATGTTTCTCTATCGACGTAAGCTGAATAGAGAAGAAATTAAACCA ctcATGTTGAGGTCTGCAGTTCCTTGCTGTTCCTATCAATATGAGAGGATGTTTGACACTTGTCGAATCCCTGGATTACTCACAG ACACTGTGCAACACCTGGAGGACAGTGACTACGTTGCTGTTTATCACAGAGGACGCTTTTTTCGCCTCAAGGCTTACCACGCCGGTCGACTCCTGACGCCAAGAGAGTTGGAGCTGCAGATCCAGAGGATACTTGATGATACCTCGGCTCCTGCAGAGGGAGAGTCACAACTAGGGGCTCTGACTGCTGGGGACAG GCTCCCGTGGGCCAAAGTCAGGACGGAGTACTTCAGCAGCGGGGTCAACAAGCGCTCGCTGGACTGCATTGAGAAAGCTGCCTTCTTCGTGACCCTGGATGATGAGGAGCAGGGCATGATTGGGGATGATCCATCTGCCAGTTTGGATAACTATGCCAAGTCCTTGCTGCATGGGAAATGCTATGACCG GTGGTTTGACAAATCCATCTCAGTCGTGTACTACAAAAATGGGAAGTCTGGTATCTTAGCAGAGCATTCGTGGGCTGATGCACCAACGGTGGCCCATGTGTGGGAG tttgttttggcAGTGGACTGCTTCCAGCTTGGCTACAACGTTGAGGGTCACTGCAAAGGAGAAGTTGACTCATCACTTCCCAAACCACAGAAGCTCACCTGGGACATCCCTGCAGAG GCTCAGGAGACGATAGCTCAGTCCATGGCTGTGGCCCAAACACTGGCAGACGACATCGACTTCCATGTGTTTTTGTTCCGGGATTTTGGCAAGGGACGGATCAAGAAGTGCAAAGTCAGCCCCGATGCTTTCATTCAGATGGCTCTTCAGATGGCGTACTACAGG ggCCGAGGATCGTTCTGCCTTACGTATGAGGCCTCCATGACCCGTCTCTTCAGGGAAGGCAGGACCGAGACTGTTCGCTCCTGCACCAGCGAGAGCAGTGCCTTTGTCCGAGCCCTGGAAGCCGGAGAG tctgcaGATGTGTGCAGACGCCTGTTCCGCGCTGCGTCAGAAAAACACCAGCATCTTTACCGCATGGCGATGACAGGAGCTGGCATCGACAGACATCTGTTCTGCCTCTACGTTGTGTCCAAATATCTAGGTGTAGAGTCTCCTTTTTTGAAAGAG GTTCTGTCTGAGCCGTGGAGATTGTCGACCAGTCAGACAGCAGTCCAGCAGGTTGAGTTGTTCGACTTGGTCAACCACCCGGAGTATATTTCCTGTGGAGGAGGCTTTGGTCCG GTGGCTGATGATGGCTACGGGGTTTCCTACTACCTTGTTGGAGACAACGTGATTAACTTCCACATCTCCTGCAAACACTCCTGTTCGGACACC GATGCCCATAAATTTGGAGCTCAAATCAAAAAGGCCCTTCACGATCTGATAGAGCTGTTGAGCCCAAACCAAAGAGAGCCCAGCAAAACGGAGGCCAGTCGGTCAGAGGTCAAGAAAGACCTGTAG
- the LOC128758576 gene encoding carnitine O-palmitoyltransferase 1, liver isoform-like isoform X1, with product MAEAHQAVAFQFTVTPDGIDLRLSHQALTEIYLSGVRSWKKRIVRLKNSVLTGVYPASPSSWLFVVVAILATMYTRSDPSMGLIAKIQENLPVSQAMGNQCQVVVSAVLFSTMLWLLLIFTMRLCLKQLLSYHRWMFEPRGKMSNTTKVWVALVRIFSGKKPLLYSYQGLVPNLPVPAIKDTVKRYLESVRPLINDAEFERVTNLAAEFESSLGNRLQFYLKLKSLWASNYVSDWWEEYVYLRGRGPIMVNSNYYGMDFLYVTPTPIQAARAGNTIHAMFLYRRKLNREEIKPSHIPGTVIPLCAAQCERIFNTTRTPGTETDTVQHLEDSDYVAVYHRGRFFRLKAYHAGRLLTPRELELQIQRILDDTSAPAEGESQLGALTAGDRLPWAKVRTEYFSSGVNKRSLDCIEKAAFFVTLDDEEQGMIGDDPSASLDNYAKSLLHGKCYDRWFDKSISVVYYKNGKSGILAEHSWADAPTVAHVWEFVLAVDCFQLGYNVEGHCKGEVDSSLPKPQKLTWDIPAEAQETIAQSMAVAQTLADDIDFHVFLFRDFGKGRIKKCKVSPDAFIQMALQMAYYRGRGSFCLTYEASMTRLFREGRTETVRSCTSESSAFVRALEAGESADVCRRLFRAASEKHQHLYRMAMTGAGIDRHLFCLYVVSKYLGVESPFLKEVLSEPWRLSTSQTAVQQVELFDLVNHPEYISCGGGFGPVADDGYGVSYYLVGDNVINFHISCKHSCSDTDAHKFGAQIKKALHDLIELLSPNQREPSKTEASRSEVKKDL from the exons ATGGCAGAAGCCCATCAGGCTGTGGCCTTCCAGTTCACGGTCACTCCAGATGGCATCGACCTCCGACTGTCCCACCAGGCCCTGACAGAGATCTACCTCTCTGGAGTTCGTTCTTGGAAAAAGCGTATTGTACGGCTGAAG AACAGCGTGTTAACAGGCGTGTACCCTGCCAGCCCTTCCTCTTGGCTGTTTGTGGTTGTTGCAATCTTGGCGACAATGTACACCCGCTCTGACCCCTCCATGGGACTCATCGCCAAGATCCAGGAGAACCTGCCTGTTAG TCAGGCGATGGGTAACCAGTGCCAGGTGGTTGTGTCAGCCGTCCTCTTCAGCACAATGCTCTGGTTGTTGCTCATCTTCACCATGCGCCTCTGCCTCAAGCAGCTTCTCTCCTACCACCGCTGGATGTTTGAGCCGCGTGGCAAAATGTCAAACACAACCAAAGTCTGGGTG GCTCTGGTTCGGATCTTTTCAGGCAAGAAGCCACTGCTCTACAGTTACCAGGGTTTGGTGCCTAATCTGCCTGTGCCAGCCATCAAGGACACAGTGAAAAGG TATTTGGAGTCAGTGCGTCCACTGATAAATGATGCTGAGTTCGAGAGGGTTACAAATTTGGCAGCTGAGTTTGAAAGCAGCCTTGGTAACCGGCTGCAGTTCTACCTTAAACTCAAGTCTCTATGGGCTTCCAACTAT GTGAGTGACTGGTGGGAGGAATATGTTTACTTACGAGGACGAGGCCCAATAATGGTCAACAGCAACTACTACGGGATG GACTTCTTGTATGTGACACCAACACCCATTCAGGCGGCCAGAGCAGGCAACACCATTCACGCCATGTTTCTCTATCGACGTAAGCTGAATAGAGAAGAAATTAAACCA AGTCATATCCCAGGCACTGTCATTCCTCTGTGTGCAGCTCAGTGTGAGAGGATATTCAACACCACACGTACTCCTGGAACTGAGACTG ACACTGTGCAACACCTGGAGGACAGTGACTACGTTGCTGTTTATCACAGAGGACGCTTTTTTCGCCTCAAGGCTTACCACGCCGGTCGACTCCTGACGCCAAGAGAGTTGGAGCTGCAGATCCAGAGGATACTTGATGATACCTCGGCTCCTGCAGAGGGAGAGTCACAACTAGGGGCTCTGACTGCTGGGGACAG GCTCCCGTGGGCCAAAGTCAGGACGGAGTACTTCAGCAGCGGGGTCAACAAGCGCTCGCTGGACTGCATTGAGAAAGCTGCCTTCTTCGTGACCCTGGATGATGAGGAGCAGGGCATGATTGGGGATGATCCATCTGCCAGTTTGGATAACTATGCCAAGTCCTTGCTGCATGGGAAATGCTATGACCG GTGGTTTGACAAATCCATCTCAGTCGTGTACTACAAAAATGGGAAGTCTGGTATCTTAGCAGAGCATTCGTGGGCTGATGCACCAACGGTGGCCCATGTGTGGGAG tttgttttggcAGTGGACTGCTTCCAGCTTGGCTACAACGTTGAGGGTCACTGCAAAGGAGAAGTTGACTCATCACTTCCCAAACCACAGAAGCTCACCTGGGACATCCCTGCAGAG GCTCAGGAGACGATAGCTCAGTCCATGGCTGTGGCCCAAACACTGGCAGACGACATCGACTTCCATGTGTTTTTGTTCCGGGATTTTGGCAAGGGACGGATCAAGAAGTGCAAAGTCAGCCCCGATGCTTTCATTCAGATGGCTCTTCAGATGGCGTACTACAGG ggCCGAGGATCGTTCTGCCTTACGTATGAGGCCTCCATGACCCGTCTCTTCAGGGAAGGCAGGACCGAGACTGTTCGCTCCTGCACCAGCGAGAGCAGTGCCTTTGTCCGAGCCCTGGAAGCCGGAGAG tctgcaGATGTGTGCAGACGCCTGTTCCGCGCTGCGTCAGAAAAACACCAGCATCTTTACCGCATGGCGATGACAGGAGCTGGCATCGACAGACATCTGTTCTGCCTCTACGTTGTGTCCAAATATCTAGGTGTAGAGTCTCCTTTTTTGAAAGAG GTTCTGTCTGAGCCGTGGAGATTGTCGACCAGTCAGACAGCAGTCCAGCAGGTTGAGTTGTTCGACTTGGTCAACCACCCGGAGTATATTTCCTGTGGAGGAGGCTTTGGTCCG GTGGCTGATGATGGCTACGGGGTTTCCTACTACCTTGTTGGAGACAACGTGATTAACTTCCACATCTCCTGCAAACACTCCTGTTCGGACACC GATGCCCATAAATTTGGAGCTCAAATCAAAAAGGCCCTTCACGATCTGATAGAGCTGTTGAGCCCAAACCAAAGAGAGCCCAGCAAAACGGAGGCCAGTCGGTCAGAGGTCAAGAAAGACCTGTAG
- the LOC128758578 gene encoding macrophage mannose receptor 1-like: MDRLRSAVTASGVSRDIWIGLRDRLQEPSWKWSEAGTGEVNYTNWASEAELTHHCGAMSANGTWTDRTCDATIPFICRSGGSEELYVVEEEMTWMDAQRHCRQNHSDLASATSPHENMALWHKISENETTPLVWIGLFRDSWVWSDNSHSSFRNWGPLKPNNDGRCVALESSLLYWQDRRCQLKKAFCCHGEVTWKRIVRLEMTSSYLSNVANSPLPEMILSQIKGRLKGAKVKIW; this comes from the exons ATGGATCGACTGAGGAGCGCAGTCACAGCAAGTGGAGTAAGTCGGGACATCTGGATTGGACTGAGAGATAGGCTCCAAGAGCCGTCCTGGAAGTGGTCTGAGGCTGGAACTGGAGAAGTCAACTACACCAACTGGGCCAGTGAAGCTGAACTGACTCATCACTGTGGGGCAATGTCGGCCAATGGCACATGGACTGATAGGACATGTGACGCAACCATACCCTTCATCTGCCGGAGCG GCGGCTCCGAGGAGTTGTATGTTGTTGAAGAAGAAATGACTTGGATGGATGCCCAAAGGCACTGCAGACAAAACCACAGTGACCTGGCCAGTGCCACCAGCCCACATGAAAACATGGCACTATGGCATAAGATCTCGGAGAACGAGACCACGCCGCTGGTCTGGATCGGTTTGTTCAGGGATAGCTGGGTGTGGTCGGACAACAGCCACAGCTCCTTCCGAAACTGGGGTCCCTTGAAGCCCAACAATGATGGGAGGTGTGTTGCATTGGAAAGCTCACTTTTATATTGGCAAGACCGGCGCTGTCAGTTGAAAAAAGCCTTCTGCTGCCACGGAG AAGTGACTTGGAAGAGAATCGTGAGACTGGAAATGACATCCAGTTATTTGAGTAACGTCGCTAATTCCCCATTGCCTGAAATGATTCTGAGCCAG ATCAAGGGTCGTTTAAAAGGAGCCAAGGTCAAGATTTGGTGA